The Oryza sativa Japonica Group chromosome 11, ASM3414082v1 DNA window TGTTTCTTTAACAACTGCACGGAGCAGCTTGTTCGTTGAAACATTCATACCATAGGGGGCcaaagaaagacaaaaccatcACATCATCATTCTTTGTTAGACTTGTCCATGAAGGTTAGAACTTGTTTATTTAACAATGCAGGGAGTAGCAAGATTGAAACATTCATACCAGAGGTGGCCAAACAAAGACAACACTATCCCATCATCATTCTTTGTTAGACTTGCCCGTGAAAGTTATAACTTGTTTCTTTAACAACTGCAGGGAGTATCTTGTTCATCGAAACATTCAGACAATAAACTACTATTCCATCTCTATACATCACGTGTAACTAGTGATGTTATAGAAATCTAGGCTGAACAGGACATGACCTCTGAGTTCACGAAGGTCAAACTAACTAGTCTATGTGCAAATGCAATCATTAATATTACACTTAAACATCAGTTTGTCAACAAAAAATTGGCAATGATTTCTAAAATAAAACAGCACAAAGTACAAGTATAAAGAAAATCAAGGTCTACCAATTTCAAAACCACCAATAGTTCAATTGAATATAACAGAATCAGCTTTCTCTTGATGACCAGAATGGATAATTTATGAAATTAAGGTTTAGATtctcagtaaaaaaaattaaggtttACATTTGGTTACCCTCCATGCATGAATCAGGCACAATACCAATACCAAACATTGTCACAGTCTACGTCACACACTACATAGAAATTCATGTTCCAACCTAatgtacaaaacaaaaaaaaattcaccaaCCAATTGAGCGCATTAATTAATACCACAAAAGTCCATCATTCTGGCCCAAAACGGTAGGAATTAACCATGCTCTCAACTCTTATAGCTGAACCTGAAAAAACCCTGCTAGTTTGCACATAATTAGCTACAATACCCAAATCCTAGCACTGAATCTCACCATATCAATTCAATCGACCCTGCATTGTGGAGATGTGGACAACACAAAAAAATTATCCAGCGGCAGTCGCTCACCCCTGGATCCAACCCCAATTACGCCTCCCTCGGTAACCCAACTGCACATACCGGAGATAGCCAAGCACGCATAGGATGAGAGCGGGTGGgggagaagggaaggagaggaccGTACCAACATTGCGCGAGCAGCCGGACGCTAGGTCGGCGGGGAGCGCGGGGCGCCTCCAGCGGGAGAGGCGTGAGGCGAGGGCCTCGTCCCGGTCGAGCAGCAGCAacgcctcctcgtcctccgccAGGATGGTCTCGTCGAGGAAGACGTCCTCGTCCATcatgtcctcctcctccgccacgggcgccgccgccgtcgcggcgggcggaggcggctgcggggTGCCACCGGGGTGggcccgcttcgccgccgccccggaTGGCCCCGGGGGCGGCGCCCctcgccgcttgccgccgcgtccgcctgaGCTCATCGccggagaggggggagggggagggagaggggaacgCGGGAAGAGAGGGGAGCGGAATTTGGGGTTCCCGCCATTGCTGCACGATGTAGGGTTTTATCGGAGAGGAGATACCGGAATACGCCAACGCTGTGTCGATTACGTAAAATTGATCGAAGTTTGTAGTCAAAGGGTTCAAGGCCCAGTCAAATATCGGCCcacgatttttattttttttagatgacTCCCGGTCGGGCGCCCGATCCGGAGGGGgtaaaatcgggcgctgacgttagcatgacgtcagcgcccgatttacatacaaaattattttaaattgatttatctcttaaatttatccaaatcatgatccgattgaattattaaattcgttacaattaaatcttcaaaacaagaccacacatggatatatttcgacgaaaaaaattagcttattattgaattatttttaaatgttacatgatgttccaccaggtatatcgaaattgtttcactaagtagatcgaaaatatttcactcgtttaaatcgggtgttgtttcaccttatataaaaacaatgtttcagcaaatagtgaaagaatgtttcagttcactgcaacattagatctatacatagtggaacattgtgagtacactaggtgaaatatttttcggtggaacaaaaaataaaccaaattcccttaataggggtttcaaaatatgtgggttttttttgttgcaatggaatgtttcgttcagtgcaacattagatctatacatagtgaaacattgtgaatacactatgtgaaacatttttggtggaacaaaaaataaaccaaattcccttaatagagagtttccaaaatatgtgggtttttttattgcaaaagagtattttaattcactacaacattagatctataaaatagtgaaacattctaaatacactaggtgaaacatcttttgtagaaaaaaggaagagagaagtGGGTGGGTCcaagtccccccccccccccccgcccgccCCGGTCGTTTTTTGtgtgaacattttttttctaaaaaaaaaagtctacttTCGTAAAACAGGTGTTGAGTGTCTCCCGAATCATGTCTCTCAACAGTATTAGAAGCAACTATGGGATGTGGCATCTTCTTTACTTAGATCTTTATTATCTCACGTGGAGCCTACGTGACACtagaaacaaaattaaaaaaaaaacactaatgGAGCCCACACGTTGTGTGGATGTTtgctaataaaaattaaaacaaattatatgaaCCCACATGTTAGTATGACCCACACTACTGCCTCTCTCCAAACTGTCTATCGTTGCCGTCGTTGATGGCCCAGCAGCCACAACAATCAGTCATTGGGTCGCGTGAGCTATTGAGTCATGAGTTTTTTATCCAGTCCTAACTCTAATCTATACTTCTATAAAGTTATATTATAAAGTTATAGCATACTAGATCTAAAACTCGTAACCATGCTATATCATCAACCATcaataattattatatatttaaccCATGCAAGTATATAACatcatctacaatttatttaattctataaATTAACATGTAAGCATATTCAATCATCATATCTCACATCATTTAcacaatattttaataaatatatatgttatttttataatatttaatatattcatATTAAAGCGTGAATATATCATTTGTTCATTTCATATAAGTACTGATAACCCAGacgtttcattattttttttcttatttattgCTAGTTTgattgtaaaaaatatatattgataattaattagtaattcCCGTATCAAAGCGCGGGAAATCATACATTGGAAAAGACTATACAATTGTATATTGTAGAGTGATATACCTGACGCAAGCGGTATCGCAAGTGTTAAAATATTGATTTAACAATTACTATCCAATAGACATTTCGATATAATCGATGACACActttggttgtgtttagttctttggtcaaaatttttttaaagtatacggacaaatatttgaaatattaaacacaGGCTAATAGCacaacaaattacatattccacctgtaaactgcgagacgaatttattaagcctaattaatccgtcattagcaaatgtttactgtagcatcacattgtcgagtcatggcgtaattaggctcaaaagattcatctcgtaattttacatgtaaactgtgcaattggttttttcgtTCACATTTAATGCTTTATGTATATGTTTAAACATTTTTTGGAGATTTTTGGAgatttgaagggaactaaacacggccttttATAACGTGGTTTGATGTGAGCTCAACAGCAATTATTACAGGCCTTTTATAACGTGGTTTGATGTGAGCTCAACAGCAATTATTACAGTGAGTGgggttgcaaacttgcaatagAGGATATTGATGATTGATCGGTCAACAAGCAGATTGGCTTTAAGTTCTCAACGATTTCTCCTTCTTTCACTACCCTTTGTTAATTCCGTGCTCACTATATATAAAAGAACTGAATCAACCAGTATTAAATATTCTAATAACTTGAGCAAATGAAGAATCGCCATATAATTAGTCAGCTCAAATCAATGGTCAGACTAATTCGATAGAGAAAATCACTTGTATGTCTCTAAAATTTtagctagttttttttatgtCTCTGTATTTTGTTTATTTCCTTGTATACtcctaaaattttattttaacccCTTCCATGTCCCTTCCatcagttgaccgttagttaaccatctaatttatataaaaatgaccattttactCTTTGGATGAACATAGAAAATTAtgagttatattattaaaaatataaaagtttttcaCATAAGACTATTAATAATAATGACTATTAATAATAATGAGTTTGTTGTGCTATACATTATTTACgaaaaaattattttagataataaaataaaatactatgtattttttaatgttttaaaaagttataaaaacgaGGAGCACACATATAAAGATAGGACTACCAATGTTCACAACATTGTTCTTAAGAATGCTCCGGATAAATAAAATCTATTgccattttaaatttcaaatagaaaatttaatcttacatttgttttattttcaaaatttatgtcaaaatttatttagtctcattatttacataaaatgcacatactgtgcactcaaataaaattttaaatcgtTTTTCAAGCTTATATTTAAACCTAAACCATCAAGAGTATTAAAGACATTTGCCACCAAAGTGTAATGAACGAAAATGTAACGGTATGGGCATGGAAGAAATCAATTTGAAATTTCAGTAGTATAGAAGGGATCGAATAAATTTTAAGGATATAAAAGGCATTGAGTTGTTATCAAGCGTGTACAGGAATTTACTCAATTCATTAACACTTCGTACAAGCAACCGACCATTGTATAACCTGCTTGATAAACCGTGCAAATCAACTAATTGTACTTTTTATTTAACGACCTGGTTAGGTAACCAAATGATCATGCTTGAGCTACTATTTGCTATATATCAACACCAATCACCTGCCATCATAGAGTGGCAAGCTGGCATTAGATAAACATTTTCATTGACTTGTCTCAAAACGTGCTTAATTATGTTAATTATAATTAACCATGTACATCACATGAACTATACTAAAATGTTTGATCCGATCTCTATCACACAATGCACAAATTATATTGATCCTCTTGCACATTGTTGCAGATATAAATGCACTCCATTTCGTCTTGTTGATTCTTGCAGATTGTCGCAAGATGTTGGAGAAGGAGGGCAAGCTGATCATGAGCCGCGAGGATGAGGAGATCATGGCCTGGTTCGAGCGGACGACGCGCGACGCGGCCGACGTGCAGCGGGAGACGCTGCGGCGCATCCTCGCCGAGAACGCCGGCGTCGAGTACCTCCGGGAGCTCGGCCTCGCCGGGCTCACCGACGCCGGCAGCTTCCGCGCCCGCGTCCCGGTCGTCACCCACGCCGACCTCGACCCCTACATCCAGCgcgtcgccgacggcgacgcctcCCCCGTCCTCACCGCCAAGCCCGTCACCGCCATCTCCCTAAGGTAAAAGTCGTTGATCACGGCGTACGTCGGTCGAACAGCTTTTGGTCAAAGCTCAAGAACAAACGGCCATGGCGTTTTGCTTGCACTGCAGCTCCGGCACGACGCAGGGGAAGCGCAAGCGTCTCCTGTTCAATGACGACCTCCTCCGTTCGTCGATACGGTTCTTCCATGCCAGCTACGCGTTCACGAACAGGTAGGTATCGTATCGAACgcccgtctcgccgtcgccggcgacgtggacgcCGACGGCTAAATGATCGTCTCTCGTGTCTCCGGCCGCCGTGCGTGCAGGGCGTTCCCGGTGGAGGACGGCAGGGTGTTGCAGTTCATGTACGGCAGCCGGCATGAGACGACCAAGGGCGGGCtcacggcgacgacggtgatgACCAACCTGCTCCGCAGCGAGGAGTTCACGGCGTCCATGGCGGCCAGGTCGCGGCCGCGGCTGCCGAGCTGCAGCCCAAGCGAGGTGGTCTTCTCACCGGACTTCGACGAGTCGCTCTACTGCCACCTGCTCtgcggcctcctcctcgctgGCGAGGTCAGGGCCGTGTCCGCCTCGTTCGCGCACAGCATCGTCGTCGCGCTCCAGGCGCTCGAGCGGGTGTGGCGGGAGCTGTGCGCGGAcatccgccgcggcgccgcgtcgccggcgcgggTCACCACGCCGGCCGTCCGGCGAGCCGTGGCGCCCATCCTCGCCGCCCCGAACCCCGCGCTCGCCGACGCGCTGGAGCGCCGGTGCGCCGCCCTGGGCGACTGGTCCGGGGTGATCCCGGCGCTGTGGCCGAACGCCAGGTACGTGCAGGCCACCATGACGGGGTCCATGGAGCACTACGTCAAGAAGCTGCGGCACTACGCCGGCGGCGTGCCGCTGGTCTCCGGCAACTATGCCTCGTCAGAGGGGGTCATCGGCATCAACGCGGAGCAGCACGCGCCGCCCGAGTCCGTCGTGTTCACCGTGCTGCCCGACGCCGCCTACTTCGAGTTCATCCCCCTCAAGCCGCCCtgcaccgacgccgccgccgacgacgacaacccggccgccgccggctcgtcgtgctacgtcgacgccgacgacgccaaCCCCGTCGGCCTGAcggacgtcgtcgtcggcgagcaCTACGAGGTCGTCATGACCACGTTCACCGGCCTGTACCGCTACCGGCTGGGCGACGTGGTGAAGGTGGCCGGATTCCACCACGCGACGCCCAAGCTCAGGTTCGTGTGCCGGCGAAGCCTCATCCTGTCCATCAACGTCGACAAGAACAGCGAGCACGACCTCCAGCTCGCCGTCGACAGCGCCGCCAagatcctcgccggcgacggcgagaaccACAAGCAGCTCGAGATCGCCGACTACACCAGCCACGCCGACACGTCGTCGGACCCGGGCCACTACGTCGTCTTCTGGGAGCTGAACGGTGGcggtgaggaggacggcggcggcgtgctgcaGCGGTGCTGCGACGAGATGGACCGGGCGTTCGGCGCCGACGCGGGGTACGCCCAGTCGAGGAAGACGTGCGCCATCGGGGCGCTCGAGCTGCGGGTGCTGCGGCGCGGGGCGTTCCAGGAGGTGCTCCGCCACtacgtcgccggcggcagctcGGCGGGGCAGTTCAAGATGCCCCGGTGCGTCGCGCCGTCCAACGCCGGCGTGCTCCGGGTCCTTAAGGACAACACCATCAACATTTTCTTCAGCACTGCCTACGACTACGATTGATGTGCATTTCGTTCCCTGAAAGGGATGTCCTTCATTTGTTTTTTCATGTCACAAAATCTGTTCGCCGGTGTTTGAATGTGGTGTGTACGCACGCGCGTTTGCGGTgtaatttgatatatatatatatatatatatatatatatatatatatatatatatatatatatatatatatatatatatatatatatatatatatatatatatatatatatatatatatatatatatatatatatatatatatatatatatatatatatatatatatatatatatgagtaaattgcattggtgGTACAAAACTTGTTATGTTAGTGCAATTTAGTACATGAACTTGCAAAATGCTCGTTTTGATATACGAACTTATCTAATCCGTGCGAACTAGGTCCAAAATAGCTTGACAAGGttaatagctagctagctgatatTGATTAGGATATGGCGTGAATACGTATAGTGAGTATGCATAAAACAttctatatttataaatatgttctCTACTTTATCTTGAATTTTGTATGTTTCTAACCCATGTATCATTGCTcggtattttatatttttctctacAATCACTATATCTCATTCTATCTTTTTATTGAACAAGTGTATGTCTAACAGTATAAGtagcaacattttcatatatatgtttacgTAGTATCCTAATCAGCATCTAAATCAACAAAATTAGTCATGTAATATCCTTTTGGTCTTAGTTTGCACGTGCAAGATAAGTTCATGTACCAAAACGAGTATTTTTACAAGTTTATACActagattgcacccacctgacaagttcgtgtaccgccgatgcaatttactctttatatatatatactccctccgtttttttaatagatgacgccgttgactttttctcacatgtttgacctttcgtcttatcaaaaaattttatgcaaatgtataagatataaatcacacttaaagtactatgagtgataaaacaactcataacaaaataaattataattatgtaatttttttaataagataaatggtcaaacatgtaaaaacatcaacggtgtcatctattaaaaaacggaggtactATGTTGCCAGGTTGTTGCCATCGGCAAAGTTTTTGCATTGGGTTCTAGCACGAACCATGTAGGCGGTATACTAGTATAAATATATCTATGCTAGTACATATCGAATAAACTCaattgaaagagaaaaaaaaaaggtggattAGATCAAATGCAGAGACAGAGCTTTAGTGGAAGCAAACCCTGTTGGGGAACCCATCTTTAATTTAGTCCTGGTTCACAAcccctttaatcccggttatATAACCGGGATGTCTAATCCGGAACCGATTGAAATAACGGGACTGAAGATGGTAGCTTCACGTGGGGGTGGCGCTACATCTTtagcgggactaaagatagtggaGGACTTGACACGGCCTGGTGACGTTttgaaccgggattaaaaataatcgggactaaagattataaaGTGTTGTGTCACTTTTaaaccagagctgaagatcttcttTAGTTCCGATTTCTATTAGAAATGGAACTAATGTGATTTTTGTAATCCCAACAAAATCACTTCTAGTAAAATGTGGGTCATGCATGAGTGTGACCTATATTTCAAACCGAAACTGCATCAATAATTGTCTGCTACGCGTACTTGCTTTAGTATTAGACTTTCCTACATCAAcaagtcttcgaagatgctcatagatATATGGTTTGTATACagagtgtgcgtgcgttgtactgtgtaattaaacaaatataattttcaacCTCCTAATTCTTTTGTATAAATCCAAATAGTTGCATAAGTATAATACTCCTTCTCCAGGTTTTAATGTTTAATGTCGTTGGCTTTTCAACATACGTTTGTCATTCATCTCATCAAAATTTATGCAACTAACTTATATTGTTGATTATTTGCATAAGTTAAATAAAAGAAATGattaaacatatataaaaatgtCAACAGTGCTTAAATATTGAAAAATGGAggaaatatattaaaaaggCTTTCGCTATAAAAATTATAGCCATGCTCGAAACTTATATCTAAACAATATGATGATGTTGGCTATATAAATTCTTAAATCTTTACATCTATATCTACCTCATAGAAAACTAGAGTTGCTTCTTTGTGAAACTACACGCTTCGTCCGTAGTATTTTGCTAGTTTCGTTGTTTCCTGCCCAGTATGACATGTGTTGAAGCTACACGTACAACggtagaggagagaggggaggagaacaCATATTAACCCAATCTCGGCTTAAAGAATAATAAAGCAAAGCAAGTGAACAAGTGACACCTATCTCCGTTTTGTTCTAGTTCTATGTCGCGCCGGCACGGAGATCAGCTGCAGAGATCTCGCTTGCTCGTCGTTGCCACTAGCAAggactctctccatttcatattataagtcattatttgacttttttctattataggtttacagaaaaatatagtagtatttttagcacaaaacagacatatctctactattatgaaaattaaagatgttttgtaggtactttggtacgttatCTGTGTTTGAATTGGTTTTTAAATTCactcgcttttgaaaatacaaatccgtgcttgagtcggtttttaagtttgttctcttttaaaaatacagaaagagtcgtataagaaatctctttaaaaaaaacccgcatgctaacttgaaacGATCaaactcctaattgcagctcatgattttaattttataaaagaaataaatccaagcgaattcccacgGTGAATTTTaccttaactaaaccgtataataatAAGATGATTAAAATAACcttcccattgcaacgcacgggtattttttctagttaaaaaatatattcaaataaaactaatttgatagtTTATAGGTTACTAATTGTTTCTATAAATTTTATCAAActtaataaattttgaaaaaaaagttaatcgagttataatataaaatataatataaaatggagagagtaggTTCTCGGACCCGGCGCCGGATCGTACTGTATGTAG harbors:
- the LOC107275638 gene encoding probable indole-3-acetic acid-amido synthetase GH3.12 gives rise to the protein MLEKEGKLIMSREDEEIMAWFERTTRDAADVQRETLRRILAENAGVEYLRELGLAGLTDAGSFRARVPVVTHADLDPYIQRVADGDASPVLTAKPVTAISLSSGTTQGKRKRLLFNDDLLRSSIRFFHASYAFTNRAFPVEDGRVLQFMYGSRHETTKGGLTATTVMTNLLRSEEFTASMAARSRPRLPSCSPSEVVFSPDFDESLYCHLLCGLLLAGEVRAVSASFAHSIVVALQALERVWRELCADIRRGAASPARVTTPAVRRAVAPILAAPNPALADALERRCAALGDWSGVIPALWPNARYVQATMTGSMEHYVKKLRHYAGGVPLVSGNYASSEGVIGINAEQHAPPESVVFTVLPDAAYFEFIPLKPPCTDAAADDDNPAAAGSSCYVDADDANPVGLTDVVVGEHYEVVMTTFTGLYRYRLGDVVKVAGFHHATPKLRFVCRRSLILSINVDKNSEHDLQLAVDSAAKILAGDGENHKQLEIADYTSHADTSSDPGHYVVFWELNGGGEEDGGGVLQRCCDEMDRAFGADAGYAQSRKTCAIGALELRVLRRGAFQEVLRHYVAGGSSAGQFKMPRCVAPSNAGVLRVLKDNTINIFFSTAYDYD